One Flavobacterium sp. 90 DNA segment encodes these proteins:
- a CDS encoding HlyD family efflux transporter periplasmic adaptor subunit yields the protein MDTVIPRKNRKFRYLTIAITAFLVLAVIIFFSFSTKRSLNVKSDELSIQKIEKAFFEDFVVFQAKVEPLNVMLVNVTEGGSVKEIFVENGAMVTKGQSLARLYNPNTELNYLTQETAIIEQINNLNTGKLNIRNQELNLNKDLVLIEHDYNDAKRLYDMNAKLYDKEVISKNDWNTFKESLRFQEERKRTIQQSIQKEKQTNQIQISQINRSIQTMEKSLDILRNNKKNFLITAPETGRLTSFEPVLGKSFQAGESIGKIDSKRGYKLAADVDEFYLEKVREGLKGQVEFKGKTLEVLVTKVIPEVKSGHFTVELAFTSKEEIVLQDGLSFGVKLILSEKNKTLVIPKGSFNQETAGKWIFVVKGNKAERRNIKLGRENPSYYEILDGLKEGESVITSSYADYKDIEELSISNSQAQ from the coding sequence ATGGACACGGTAATCCCTCGTAAAAATAGAAAATTTAGATATCTGACAATAGCAATTACTGCTTTTTTAGTTTTGGCTGTTATTATCTTTTTCTCCTTTAGCACAAAAAGAAGCTTGAATGTAAAATCAGATGAGCTTTCTATTCAAAAAATCGAAAAAGCTTTTTTCGAAGATTTCGTCGTTTTTCAGGCAAAAGTTGAACCTCTAAACGTAATGTTGGTAAACGTAACTGAAGGCGGATCTGTAAAAGAGATTTTTGTCGAAAATGGCGCAATGGTAACCAAAGGACAATCGCTGGCACGTTTATACAACCCAAACACTGAACTTAATTATCTAACTCAAGAAACGGCAATTATTGAACAAATTAATAATTTGAATACCGGAAAACTGAACATTAGAAATCAGGAATTGAATCTTAATAAGGATTTGGTTTTAATCGAGCATGATTATAATGACGCCAAAAGATTATATGATATGAATGCCAAATTATATGATAAAGAGGTAATTTCTAAAAATGACTGGAATACGTTTAAAGAAAGTCTTCGTTTTCAAGAGGAACGCAAAAGAACGATTCAGCAAAGTATTCAGAAAGAAAAACAAACGAATCAAATTCAGATTTCGCAAATAAATCGTTCGATTCAAACTATGGAGAAAAGTTTGGACATTTTAAGAAACAACAAAAAGAACTTCTTAATTACTGCTCCGGAAACTGGTAGATTGACTTCATTTGAACCGGTTTTGGGTAAATCTTTTCAGGCTGGCGAAAGCATCGGAAAAATAGATTCGAAACGTGGTTACAAACTTGCTGCTGATGTAGATGAATTTTATCTGGAAAAAGTTCGCGAAGGTTTAAAAGGTCAAGTCGAATTTAAAGGGAAAACGCTGGAAGTTTTAGTTACAAAGGTAATTCCTGAAGTTAAAAGTGGTCATTTTACAGTAGAATTGGCTTTTACATCTAAAGAAGAAATTGTTTTACAAGACGGATTAAGTTTTGGGGTAAAATTAATCTTGTCTGAAAAGAATAAAACATTGGTTATCCCAAAAGGAAGCTTCAATCAGGAAACTGCAGGAAAATGGATTTTTGTAGTTAAAGGCAATAAAGCCGAAAGAAGAAACATAAAACTAGGAAGAGAAAATCCTTCGTATTATGAAATTCTGGATGGCTTAAAAGAAGGTGAATCTGTGATTACCTCATCGTATGCAGATTATAAAGACATTGAAGAACTGTCGATTAGTAATTCACAGGCGCAGTAA
- a CDS encoding ABC transporter ATP-binding protein, giving the protein MITIQNLTKVFRTEEVETSALSGINLEIKQGDFLTIMGPSGCGKSTLLNIIGLLDGANGGSYKLLGQEMIGLKEKGRAQVRKENIGFIFQNFNLIDELSVYDNIELPLLYNNVKASERKQKIEAIAEKLNISHRLKHYPQQLSGGQQQRVAVARALVNDPKIILADEPTGNLDSKNGNEVMELLTDLHAKGATILMVTHSDYDASFSQKTIHMKDGVIFSERLNQRNVDVFMDAK; this is encoded by the coding sequence ATGATAACAATTCAAAATTTAACCAAAGTTTTTAGAACCGAAGAAGTAGAAACCTCAGCTTTGAGCGGCATTAATTTAGAAATTAAACAAGGTGATTTTTTAACTATCATGGGACCTTCCGGTTGTGGAAAATCGACTTTATTGAATATTATTGGTCTTTTGGACGGCGCTAATGGCGGAAGTTATAAATTATTAGGTCAGGAAATGATTGGCTTAAAAGAAAAAGGAAGAGCTCAGGTTCGTAAAGAAAATATTGGATTCATTTTTCAGAATTTTAATTTGATAGATGAACTTTCTGTTTATGATAATATCGAATTACCATTGCTTTACAACAATGTAAAAGCATCTGAAAGAAAACAAAAAATTGAAGCTATTGCTGAGAAACTAAACATTTCGCACCGTTTGAAACATTATCCTCAACAACTTTCAGGAGGACAACAACAAAGGGTTGCTGTTGCAAGAGCTTTGGTAAATGATCCTAAAATCATTCTTGCCGATGAGCCAACCGGAAATCTGGACAGTAAGAATGGTAATGAAGTTATGGAACTTTTGACTGATTTACATGCAAAAGGTGCCACAATTTTAATGGTTACGCACTCTGATTATGACGCTTCGTTTTCGCAAAAAACGATTCATATGAAAGATGGTGTTATATTCTCTGAGCGATTAAATCAGAGAAATGTAGATGTTTTTATGGACGCTAAATAA
- a CDS encoding MGMT family protein produces the protein MAEDNFFERVYAIARQIPYGKVTSYGAIAKALGTARSARMVGWAMNACHNMDDVPAHRVVNRKGLLTGKHHFDGTNLMQQLLESEGIVVENNQIIDLEKHFWTPEIEL, from the coding sequence ATGGCTGAAGATAATTTTTTCGAAAGAGTTTATGCAATCGCCAGACAAATTCCATACGGAAAAGTAACTTCTTATGGCGCTATTGCGAAAGCTTTAGGAACCGCACGTTCTGCTCGAATGGTCGGTTGGGCAATGAATGCTTGTCACAATATGGATGATGTTCCCGCTCACAGAGTTGTAAACAGAAAAGGCCTTTTGACCGGAAAACACCATTTTGACGGAACCAATTTAATGCAGCAACTTCTGGAAAGCGAAGGTATTGTTGTAGAAAACAATCAAATCATAGATCTCGAAAAGCACTTTTGGACACCTGAAATTGAATTATAG
- a CDS encoding ABC transporter permease yields the protein MIFNWFKIFIYHLKQNKLFSFLNVLGLSIGVAGVIFAILYWNNENAYDQWNPEKENTYQVLNVIGATGDTWATSSIPFGKTCKATIPEIEQICFLNIWYGESVIKYQNRKVIDKKIMVSDENFFDFFPFPIIKGDKKDILKDKNSVAIAEEQAELLFKNDDPIGKSVSYDNKSYIVKAVYRIVKPSSIEPNYVFGGIVREQDLNQWGNFNYGFMIKIKKDVDPALVLKKMHNVNFVNRTLKDAKESGQTVAQYIKENGEIKIIIDQLKTLHLHGTKASGSTTPEGKGNLQLLYIIAGLSVLILILSLVNYINLATASAIKRAKEVGVRKIVGASKNQIIAQFIFETAIVVVLAILFALAIVELSLPYYNTFLKKSLTMNGGEFYLQLIFIFGLVIILAGIFPAVYISNFETLKVLKGNFSRSKSGIWIRNSMLIFQFGIAAFFIIGALIVNSQVDYMMNKDLGFSGDQVIRIPFRSEDYKQKAPKYFTAKQEISKMSGVLDVSTFAGTFGNSTNSSSGFTHNGVFVQPRNVEMDFGFLEMMKIKVVEGRNLSPKFASDTINNWLINESLVKLLGLKNPINTVITSGWGNDKGNMKFKVVGVVKDFNITGLQNKVPPMVFINLKTLKWNNFDNVYVKVSPNNLTETLAKLKTYWEKNINPDYPFDYEFVNKGFAKTYEEQVKQKDLFFILNLVVIIIAIFGLFALASFSMERRLKEIAIRKTLGAETDVLLKALSKQYVLFCLIGFGIGIIPAYILLQKWLENFAFRIGVSVVPFSIALVSLMFLTLLIVLAKAYQVTKIDILKYLKYE from the coding sequence ATGATTTTTAACTGGTTTAAAATATTTATTTATCATTTAAAGCAAAACAAATTGTTTTCGTTTTTAAATGTCCTGGGCTTAAGTATTGGAGTTGCGGGAGTTATTTTTGCAATTTTATATTGGAACAACGAAAATGCATACGATCAATGGAATCCTGAAAAAGAAAACACTTATCAGGTTTTGAATGTAATTGGTGCGACCGGAGACACTTGGGCTACGAGTTCAATTCCTTTTGGAAAAACATGTAAAGCAACGATTCCGGAAATTGAGCAAATTTGTTTTTTAAACATTTGGTACGGCGAGTCTGTTATAAAATATCAAAATCGAAAAGTAATCGATAAAAAAATCATGGTTTCTGATGAGAACTTTTTTGATTTTTTCCCTTTTCCAATTATAAAAGGGGACAAAAAAGATATTTTAAAAGACAAAAACAGCGTCGCTATTGCAGAAGAACAAGCCGAGCTGCTTTTTAAGAATGATGATCCAATTGGGAAATCAGTTTCTTACGACAATAAATCTTATATCGTAAAAGCCGTTTATCGCATTGTAAAACCATCTTCTATTGAACCTAATTATGTTTTTGGAGGAATTGTGCGCGAACAAGATTTAAACCAATGGGGAAATTTCAATTATGGTTTTATGATCAAAATCAAAAAAGATGTTGATCCTGCTTTAGTTTTAAAGAAAATGCACAATGTTAATTTTGTAAACAGAACTTTAAAAGATGCCAAAGAAAGTGGTCAGACTGTGGCGCAATACATAAAAGAAAACGGAGAAATCAAGATCATTATTGATCAATTGAAAACTTTGCATTTACATGGCACAAAAGCTTCAGGATCTACAACTCCTGAAGGAAAAGGAAACCTACAGCTTCTTTATATCATTGCAGGATTATCTGTTTTGATTTTGATTTTGTCACTTGTAAATTACATTAATTTAGCGACAGCTTCGGCCATAAAACGCGCTAAAGAAGTTGGTGTTCGTAAAATTGTTGGTGCAAGCAAAAATCAAATTATTGCTCAGTTTATTTTTGAAACTGCCATAGTTGTTGTTCTTGCTATTTTATTTGCTTTGGCAATCGTAGAGCTTTCTTTGCCTTATTACAATACTTTTTTGAAAAAATCACTTACTATGAATGGCGGTGAATTTTACCTGCAGCTTATTTTCATATTTGGATTAGTAATCATTCTTGCGGGTATTTTTCCTGCTGTTTATATCTCAAATTTTGAAACTTTAAAGGTTTTAAAAGGAAACTTTTCAAGAAGTAAAAGTGGTATCTGGATCCGAAATTCAATGCTTATTTTTCAATTTGGAATTGCTGCTTTTTTCATCATCGGTGCATTAATTGTAAATTCTCAGGTTGACTATATGATGAATAAAGATCTTGGTTTTAGCGGTGATCAGGTTATCAGAATTCCTTTTAGATCCGAAGATTACAAGCAAAAGGCTCCAAAATATTTTACTGCAAAGCAAGAAATCAGTAAAATGTCAGGAGTTCTGGATGTTTCTACTTTTGCGGGTACTTTTGGGAACAGCACAAACTCAAGTTCCGGTTTTACACACAATGGTGTTTTTGTTCAGCCTAGAAATGTTGAAATGGATTTTGGTTTTCTGGAAATGATGAAAATTAAGGTTGTTGAAGGCCGAAATTTATCTCCCAAATTCGCTTCGGACACTATTAATAATTGGTTGATAAATGAATCCTTAGTTAAATTATTAGGGCTTAAAAACCCTATAAATACGGTAATAACTTCCGGCTGGGGAAATGACAAAGGAAATATGAAATTTAAAGTGGTTGGAGTTGTCAAAGACTTTAATATTACAGGACTTCAAAATAAAGTTCCGCCAATGGTTTTTATTAACCTTAAAACTTTAAAATGGAATAACTTTGATAACGTTTATGTAAAAGTTTCACCAAACAACTTAACAGAAACTTTAGCTAAACTAAAAACCTATTGGGAGAAAAACATAAATCCTGATTATCCTTTTGATTATGAATTTGTAAACAAAGGATTTGCCAAAACGTATGAGGAACAAGTAAAACAAAAAGATCTGTTTTTCATTTTAAATCTTGTTGTAATCATCATTGCCATTTTTGGATTATTTGCTTTAGCATCATTCTCAATGGAAAGAAGATTAAAAGAAATTGCAATCAGAAAAACTTTGGGCGCAGAAACAGATGTTTTATTAAAAGCATTATCAAAACAATATGTGCTGTTTTGCTTAATAGGATTTGGTATCGGAATTATTCCTGCTTATATTTTATTACAAAAATGGCTTGAAAATTTTGCTTTCAGAATCGGCGTTTCGGTCGTTCCGTTTAGTATCGCATTGGTTTCTTTAATGTTCCTGACTTTACTAATTGTTTTGGCAAAAGCTTATCAGGTGACCAAAATAGATATTTTAAAATATTTAAAATACGAATAG
- a CDS encoding sigma-54 dependent transcriptional regulator translates to MRKKQAQILVVDDQEEILFSAKMILKKHFETIFTTNSPKKIISLLSENDINVVLLDMNYRIGFEDGREGIHWLKEIKTLSPQTIVILMTAFGKIETAVEGIKIGAFDYVLKPWHNEKLLEIIDKAVVESRKNTKKVVVEKTEKRYFVGTSQKIKQAYSIAEKVAKTDANVLILGENGTGKYVFAEFIHENSERKNQPFVHVDLGSLSDNLFESELFGYAKGAFTDAKIDTPGRFEMASGGTIFLDEIGNIPLHLQAKLLHVLQTKTVTRLGESKARPLNVRIVAATNSDIKAEVKNKTFREDLLYRINTMEIHLPSLRERKDDIVPMAHFILDQIAEKYNQENWKFEDNVAPYLEKYPWKGNVREMENKIERALILADNNTISVQDLDILNFEDFQENDENPLSEMERNVIEKALFKHNGNISKTAEELGLSRAALYRRIEKYDLKNG, encoded by the coding sequence ATGCGAAAAAAACAAGCCCAAATATTAGTCGTTGACGATCAGGAAGAAATTCTTTTTTCGGCAAAAATGATTCTCAAAAAACATTTTGAAACTATTTTCACGACAAATAGTCCAAAAAAAATCATTTCGCTTTTAAGTGAAAATGATATAAATGTGGTTTTGTTAGACATGAATTACCGAATTGGTTTTGAAGATGGGAGAGAAGGAATTCATTGGCTAAAAGAAATTAAAACACTTTCGCCACAAACAATTGTGATTTTAATGACCGCATTTGGTAAAATAGAAACTGCCGTTGAAGGAATAAAAATTGGCGCTTTTGACTATGTTTTAAAACCTTGGCATAACGAAAAATTACTTGAAATAATAGATAAAGCTGTTGTCGAAAGCAGAAAAAACACCAAAAAAGTTGTTGTCGAAAAAACAGAGAAAAGATATTTCGTTGGAACATCACAAAAAATAAAACAAGCTTATTCTATCGCCGAAAAAGTGGCAAAAACCGATGCTAATGTTTTGATTTTGGGCGAAAACGGAACGGGTAAATATGTTTTTGCAGAGTTTATTCATGAGAATTCAGAACGAAAAAATCAGCCTTTTGTGCACGTAGATTTAGGTTCTTTAAGTGATAATTTATTCGAAAGTGAACTTTTTGGATATGCAAAAGGAGCTTTTACAGATGCAAAAATAGATACCCCCGGAAGATTTGAAATGGCGTCTGGCGGAACTATTTTTCTGGATGAAATTGGGAATATTCCGCTTCATTTGCAAGCTAAATTATTACATGTTCTGCAAACCAAAACCGTTACACGCTTAGGTGAAAGTAAGGCCAGACCCTTAAATGTTCGAATTGTTGCAGCAACAAATAGTGATATTAAAGCTGAGGTAAAAAACAAAACATTCCGAGAAGATTTACTATACCGAATCAATACAATGGAAATTCATTTGCCGTCATTACGCGAACGAAAAGATGATATTGTTCCGATGGCTCATTTTATTCTAGATCAAATTGCTGAAAAATACAATCAGGAAAACTGGAAATTTGAAGATAATGTAGCGCCATATTTAGAAAAATATCCATGGAAAGGAAATGTTCGTGAAATGGAAAATAAGATCGAACGTGCCTTGATTTTGGCAGATAATAATACGATTTCTGTACAGGATCTAGATATTTTGAACTTTGAAGATTTTCAGGAAAATGACGAAAATCCGTTATCTGAAATGGAAAGAAATGTTATCGAAAAAGCCTTATTTAAACACAACGGAAACATCAGTAAAACCGCCGAAGAATTAGGTTTGTCAAGAGCTGCATTATACAGAAGAATTGAAAAATACGATTTAAAAAATGGTTAA
- a CDS encoding HAMP domain-containing sensor histidine kinase, translated as MKNWKFYNALFVRVLFIMMLFFFCVFLIYKMFYYNALLVGFFGAVMLFEMYFFVKNRLLFYDRTLESILKNDFTTNFPEVNKRESFKNLYLLYDSLKVQKQEQTSKELVYQSILNSIDTATLILEKENDEWSIFLMNDCFSNLFKVPKVSHWKYLKNYLPSLCSEVENVGFTDLKSAISIKIEEQDLQTFMLQTSHAKSYNKEYFIILLDSIQRVIEKKEKEAWINLMKIISHELMNSLTPIRALSQNLLHIVDQEKLEEDDFDDIKSSISTIINRSDHLQVFVENYRKLAMLPTPTKIMTPINALFQDCLRIMDPILKAENIELINEIHSSRSILIDKNQMEQVIINLITNSIYALKEKSEKKMFLSSYTENNRFFIVISDNGKGIDQEIRDKVFLPFFTTRKDGAGIGLTLSKNIIEAHGGYLSYQTDEDKTSFVICLI; from the coding sequence ATGAAAAACTGGAAGTTTTATAATGCATTGTTTGTGAGAGTATTATTTATAATGATGCTCTTTTTCTTTTGTGTTTTTCTAATCTATAAAATGTTTTATTATAATGCGCTTTTAGTTGGTTTTTTTGGCGCTGTAATGTTGTTTGAAATGTACTTTTTCGTCAAAAACAGATTATTGTTTTATGATCGAACACTAGAATCAATATTGAAAAATGATTTTACAACTAATTTTCCTGAAGTTAATAAAAGAGAAAGTTTTAAAAATTTGTACCTTTTATATGATTCATTAAAAGTGCAGAAACAAGAACAAACTTCAAAAGAACTTGTTTACCAATCTATTTTAAATAGTATTGATACAGCGACTTTGATTTTAGAGAAAGAAAATGACGAATGGAGTATTTTCTTGATGAACGATTGTTTCTCTAACTTATTTAAAGTACCAAAAGTAAGTCATTGGAAATACCTTAAAAATTATCTGCCATCACTTTGTTCTGAGGTGGAAAATGTTGGTTTTACAGATCTAAAATCCGCAATTTCAATTAAAATTGAAGAACAGGATTTGCAGACTTTTATGCTCCAAACGTCACATGCAAAATCATATAATAAAGAGTATTTTATAATTCTCCTAGATAGTATTCAGCGTGTAATTGAGAAAAAAGAGAAAGAAGCCTGGATTAATCTAATGAAAATTATTTCGCATGAGTTAATGAATTCTTTAACGCCAATTCGTGCGCTTTCGCAGAATTTACTACATATAGTTGATCAGGAAAAGCTCGAAGAAGACGATTTTGATGATATAAAAAGTAGTATTTCGACCATTATTAATCGAAGTGATCACTTGCAGGTTTTTGTTGAGAATTATCGAAAATTAGCCATGCTTCCGACGCCAACAAAAATAATGACACCAATAAATGCGCTTTTTCAAGATTGCCTCCGAATTATGGATCCAATTCTAAAAGCAGAAAATATTGAATTGATTAATGAGATTCACAGTTCAAGATCGATTTTGATAGATAAAAATCAAATGGAACAAGTGATTATTAATTTGATTACAAACAGTATTTATGCCTTGAAAGAAAAGAGCGAAAAGAAAATGTTTTTATCCAGTTATACAGAAAATAACCGCTTTTTTATAGTGATTTCAGACAACGGAAAAGGAATCGATCAGGAAATTAGAGACAAAGTATTTCTGCCATTTTTCACCACCAGAAAAGACGGCGCCGGAATAGGATTAACACTTTCGAAAAATATCATAGAAGCACACGGCGGATATTTAAGTTACCAAACCGATGAAGATAAAACGAGTTTTGTGATATGTTTGATCTGA